A window of Thermovenabulum gondwanense genomic DNA:
ATTACTACCACACCGCTTACACCTTGCGGGCTAAATTTATGGAAGGCAACTTCCCTTACCTCGGCTCCCGCTTCAAGAGCAGCCTTTACCAAAATATCTTCGATTAAATCTCTGTCATTTAAAACAAAAGGATCGCAATCGTAAATTTCCGCTAAGATGTGACGGCCCAATGCTTTCATTTTACTATCACAGCCCCCTTTGCAAAAAAATTAATCAATCACATTAAATTGTAGCAAATTATTTTAGAATGTCAATAGATTTTCTTTAAAATCTGCGATTTTTTAGTAAATACCCCTAAATTTCAGCCATTTATACGTATTTCCACCTATATAAATAGGTCTTTCGCTTAATTCCTTCAAATTATTTGCTCCTGCCATTGCTAACGTTAATTTTAGTTCATAAATTATCTCATCTAAATAATTTAGTACCGATTTTTTACCATATTTTAAAAGCCGGTAGAGAATAGGGGCTGCAATCCCGCAAGCTTTTGCCCCCAAAGCAAGGGCCTTTGCTACATCAAGCCCATCCTTAATCCCTCCTGATGCAATAACTTCTGCTTTCCCTTCTGCAACAGATAATACTTCGATTAAACTAACAGCTGTGGGAATTCCCCAATTCTCAAATTTATACGGTTTTATTTTTTGTCTCATGCTTTCGATTTTTATAAAGTTGGTGCCGCCAAATCCTCCAATATCAATTATTTTTACCCCTGCTTTTAATATTCTTAATGCTTCTTCCCTGGCAATTCCGAAACCGACTTCCTTTACAATAACAGGAACATCTAAATTTTCAGCAATCTCCCGTATTCTCTCGCAGGTACCCCGGAAATCTCTTCTTCCCTCTTTCATAAATAGCTCTTGAGGCACATTTAGATGTAATTGTAAAGCATTTGCTTCTATCATTTTCACCGCTTCTTTAGCCTGATCCAAAGTACAATCGGTTCCAATATTTGCAAAAATTATGCCGTCTTTGTTTATTTTTCTAACAATTTTAAAGCTTTGCCGGGCATGTTTATATTTAAAAGCTATTTTTTGAGATCCTACAGCCAATGCCAGTTTTTTTTCTCTTGCGATTTCTGCAAGAGCTCCGTTTATGTAAAAACTTTCTTCGATTCCCCCGGTCATGGCGTTGATTATCAATGGAACATTTAATTTCGCACCAATTAGAGAAGAAGAAATATCCAATTCGTCAAAATATACCTCCGATAAGCAATTATGTATTATTGTAATATCTTTGAATACATCTCTTTTTATGTGTTTTTCCATCATAAGCGAATACTTGATATGTTCTTTTTTTCGTTTTAACCTTGTTATTATTGACAATTACACCTCTCCTTTTAAAGGGGAGGATTTGAATCCTCCCCTTTAAAAATTTTAATTATTGAATAGACTTTTTAAGAAGATCTCCAAAAATTTCTCCAATAGTAATTTTTAGACCTTCTTCCTTTACTTCTTCTTTCGGATCTTGTATTTTCCTTGAATCTTTATTTTCCTCTTCAAGAGCCTCTTTTATACTTAAACTTATCTTTTTTTCTTTTGGATTTATTTCTAATACCTTTACTTTTACCATATCCCCTACCTTAAAAACTTCCTGAGGATGTTTAATCTTTTGTTTTGAAATCTGGGATATATGAACCAGTCCTTCTACTCCCGGTTGTAATTCTACAAAAGCTCCAAAATTAGTTAATTTAACCACTTTGCCCTCAACCACATTCCCCTCATGTAATTTTTTATCAACTTCTGTCCACGGATCCTTTGCTAACTGCTTTAGCCCTAAGGATATTTTACCTTTTTCCTTATCAATCTTCAAAACTTTAACTTTTACCTCTTGCCCCGGAGTTAATATTTCCGAAGGATGTTTTACTTTGCCATAGGACAAATCAGAAATATGAATCATCCCATCATAGCCACCAATATCTACAAAAGCACCAAAATCAGCTATCCTTTTTACAGTACCCGTTATAATATCCCCTTCTTTAATTTTATCCCATATTTGATTCTTTGTTTTTTCTCTTTCTTCTTCTAAAAAAGCCTTACGGGACAAAACTATTCGTTTTTGCTCTTTATCAATTTCTATAATTTTAAACTTTAAGGTTTGACCAATGTAATCTGAAAGATCCTGAACATACTTAAAATCCATGTGGGAAGCCGGAATAAATGCCCTTATATTAAAAACCCTGGCAAGAGCACCACCTTTAACAATCTCTTCAACTGTCGCATCCACAGTTTCTTTTTCGTTATAGGCTTTTTCTACATTTTCCCACCCAACAATATAATCCGCCCTTTTCTTGGAAAGGATTAAATTCCCCTCTCTATCTTCGGGGTTCAATACAAATACCTTTATATGTTCTCCCTCTTTAACAACATCAAGAGGAGAATTTACGGGCTTATGAGATACTTCGTTTAATGGTATAATTCCGTCTTGCTTAGCCCCTATATCTACTATTACTTCTTTATCCGTAACTTTAACTACCCTTCCATCGAGAATTAGACCCTTCCTAATTTCCGTTTCATGATTTTCATCAAATTGTTTTGCTATTTCTTCCATTTTATTTACTACCTCCTTTATAATCCAATCAGGTGTTGAAGCACCTGCTGTTATACCCACTTTATCTGTTTCTTTAAACCAATCTTTTTTTATTTCCTCCGCGGTTTCAATATGGTAAACCCTTGCTCCCTCTTTTTCACAAATAACTGCAAGTTTATTTGTATTGGCACTGTTTTTCCCTCCTATTACGAGCATTACATCCACCATTTTTGCCAGTTTTTTTGCAGCATCCTGCCGTTTTGCGGTAGCGTCACACCGGGTATTATAAAATTCTACTATTTCTCCCTTTTGATTCAATATTTCCATTATTTTATCTACATTTTCCTGGGTTTGAGTAGTTTGAACCACTACAGCAGCCTTGTCAAAGTTATCCACTTTTTCAGCTTCACTTTTATTTTCCACCACAACACATTTTCCAAAGCAATGTCCTTTAATACCAATAACTTCTGGATGATCTTTTTCACCAATAATAATAAGCATAAGGCCTTTTTTAGAAATTTCCTCCGCGATTTTATGAACCCTCTTAACAAATGGGCAAGTAGCATCAATTACATTTATTACTTTATCTTTTAATAATTTTTCTAATCCCGGTTCTATTCCGTGGGTTCTGATGACAACATTTCTCTTTCTTTCGGAATCAAGATCATTTAGTTCTATTGGCTTTATCCCTTTTTGGGTAAAATACTCTACCACTTGAGGATTATGTATTATAGGCCCAAGTGTATAGGCCTCCTCTCCATTTTTTACCATATTCTCCAATATACCAACAGCCCTTTTTACTCCAAAACAAAATCCCGAATAATCAGCAATGTAAATTTTCATAATTTCACATCCCGAAATTTATTCTAATATTTTAAGACACAAGTAATTGCTCAACTTTTTTAAATAATTCAATACTTAATTCGTTAATTTTTTCCGAACTATATTTTTCATTTTTACTTTCAAAAACTATAGGCTCTCCAATAATAAGCTGAACTTTTGAAAAAAATTTGTAATTTCCTTTAATCGCCACAGGTACAAGTTTTAAGTTTTCCGTTTTTATGGCAAAAAGAGCTATACC
This region includes:
- the fni gene encoding type 2 isopentenyl-diphosphate Delta-isomerase: MSIITRLKRKKEHIKYSLMMEKHIKRDVFKDITIIHNCLSEVYFDELDISSSLIGAKLNVPLIINAMTGGIEESFYINGALAEIAREKKLALAVGSQKIAFKYKHARQSFKIVRKINKDGIIFANIGTDCTLDQAKEAVKMIEANALQLHLNVPQELFMKEGRRDFRGTCERIREIAENLDVPVIVKEVGFGIAREEALRILKAGVKIIDIGGFGGTNFIKIESMRQKIKPYKFENWGIPTAVSLIEVLSVAEGKAEVIASGGIKDGLDVAKALALGAKACGIAAPILYRLLKYGKKSVLNYLDEIIYELKLTLAMAGANNLKELSERPIYIGGNTYKWLKFRGIY
- a CDS encoding bifunctional 4-hydroxy-3-methylbut-2-enyl diphosphate reductase/30S ribosomal protein S1; translation: MKIYIADYSGFCFGVKRAVGILENMVKNGEEAYTLGPIIHNPQVVEYFTQKGIKPIELNDLDSERKRNVVIRTHGIEPGLEKLLKDKVINVIDATCPFVKRVHKIAEEISKKGLMLIIIGEKDHPEVIGIKGHCFGKCVVVENKSEAEKVDNFDKAAVVVQTTQTQENVDKIMEILNQKGEIVEFYNTRCDATAKRQDAAKKLAKMVDVMLVIGGKNSANTNKLAVICEKEGARVYHIETAEEIKKDWFKETDKVGITAGASTPDWIIKEVVNKMEEIAKQFDENHETEIRKGLILDGRVVKVTDKEVIVDIGAKQDGIIPLNEVSHKPVNSPLDVVKEGEHIKVFVLNPEDREGNLILSKKRADYIVGWENVEKAYNEKETVDATVEEIVKGGALARVFNIRAFIPASHMDFKYVQDLSDYIGQTLKFKIIEIDKEQKRIVLSRKAFLEEEREKTKNQIWDKIKEGDIITGTVKRIADFGAFVDIGGYDGMIHISDLSYGKVKHPSEILTPGQEVKVKVLKIDKEKGKISLGLKQLAKDPWTEVDKKLHEGNVVEGKVVKLTNFGAFVELQPGVEGLVHISQISKQKIKHPQEVFKVGDMVKVKVLEINPKEKKISLSIKEALEEENKDSRKIQDPKEEVKEEGLKITIGEIFGDLLKKSIQ